The Penicillium psychrofluorescens genome assembly, chromosome: 2 nucleotide sequence GGATTGTGGCCACGAGGATAACGTGAGGTTATTTGAGCAACACGTTGCTTCCGTTGATTCTCTCTCAGCAGATGAATCGCAAACAAATAATGTATCATGATGCCCTAATTCTGCAGTGTGATCGCGTGTCCTCTTTTTCCTCATGTTAAACAGTGAGTTCTTTGTACGACCTACTCTTTCTCCCTTCGGACATTAAGGTCTCTCAAGTTCTGATTCATTTTCCTTGTTAGAAACTACCGTCTTGGTACTAGTGACGTTTATCTTGCGTTCAAGGTCTTCACTTAGGAAAGTCGGCTGGGGCGAGAACTATATATGtatattcttcttcaattGGAGAATGGGGAAGCAAAGGACCGTCTAAACGCACCAGCCGGCTAGCTATTCGCAGCATATCAAAAACATTGTATAGTAGTTCTAGTTAATTTTCTAATCTCCGGGTAAACATTGCTTCTCAATGCAATAATTGTCTTGATGGTTCGTCCTAATCAATAGACACATGATGCAGTAATCGCAGCCCTCCATAACCTTCGCATCTCCAGTCTCCAGCTTATCTAGTGAAGGAAGGAGTAAGGTGATGAGAATAGAAGCAAATTGGTTTGTTTTTTAATGTTAGTATGCTGGTACAGGGTGCGTATTGGGGTCTAGAAAATATACCGGCGAATCCGATGGCATTATCCGGCATCTTCGGATCCTCTTAGCTCGCACATTGGATCCCATTTCCACTCAGCTCAATTAGAGTATCAAGCAACTCTGAGAGTTGGTTGGCCTGACTGGCGCTAAGTCTCGGGGATTCCGCTATAGTTACGCGTAACAATCTCAGATCCTACAAGGTCAATAGTTACACGTCTCGCAAATCAGAATTCCAGAGATGAGATCACGAAGCTTGACACATACGGTAACTACATAATATAACGTAATATTCGGCAGATATTACTGTGGAGTCCGTCCTTGTCACGCTTGGTACGGTCAGCTGCAAAAACACATGTGGGGATGGGATGCGGCCTAATCTGGAAGTGTGGCTTGTCTACTAGACCGATCTCAGATTAGGTATCGTCGATCACTTCTAGATACACGAACTACTATTTGTATTTCACGCTATAGCTCTATGTATCCCAAGGGCCTATGGACCTCTCCAGGGGCTGATAAATTCATTACGTATCAGGCCCGCAGCTGCGTATAAAATGGCCTACAGTTCCCATCAAAGTACAGAGCGGTTcattctctctttttccctACCAACTCCATCCCAAATTAACATCATGAAGTTCGCCGCTGCCATCCTTCCGCTCATTACTGTGGCCTCTGCCGCGCCGTGCATTCATGGCACCTCGCTCATGCCTCGCGCCCCCGATGGCACTGTCGAGGTCAATGATTTCAACTACACCAATACCGGGGGCCCTCTGAACTGGTATGGTCTGGATAAGTCCGAGAACAGTGCTTGTTCCAAGGGTTCCCGCCAGTCGCCCATCGACATTGTCACCGAGTCCTCCGGCTACGCCAAGTCAGGCTCTATAAAGTTTAGCGTTCCCAACGCGGACAACGTCAAGTTCGAAAACTTGGGCTCCGGCCTCGAGGTTGTCCTGACCAATGGCACCCTGGTCACTCCGCACGATTCTTACAAGCTGGCCCAATTCCACTTCCATACCCCTAGCGAGCACAGAATAAATGAAGAGTACTTCCCGATGGAGGCTCACTTTGTGTTCGAGAACACGGCCGGTGATGTTGCCGTTGTTGGCTTCCTCTTTGAGCTCTCTCAATTCGGCTACTCGTTCCCTCTGTTCGACTCTGTCTTTTCGCACATCGACGATATTGCGGCTCCTGGCACCTACACCCGCACCGACAAGCTGAGCTTCGCCGGTCTAATCAACCACTTCGACGCCCACGGTGTCTACTACTACTCTGGCTCCCTCACCACTCCTCCTTGCACTGAGGGTGTTGCATGGTACATCTCGACTGAGCCGCTCCCTCTCAACGTCCAGAGCTACAACGCTGTCAAGAAGGTGCTCAAGTTCAACGCTCGCTATACCCAGAATGCTCTTGGCCAGTCTAACCTGCTTGAGGTTGCTGCTCACGATCTGAACAACTAAATGCTGTTCCAGAAGTCGATGTACAGTACGATGTGGTCTTTCGGGGGTTCTTCTATGTACTAGAGAGAGCCTCTGGCTGCTTATCCTTCTTTTTCAACTGCATTTGATCTCTGATGGAGTTTTATATACACAATTGGATCCGATGAATGGGTCCGCTGCAGCAATTTTCAGGTCTGAAACCTCTGCTTTGTGTACTACGACACGGTAAATACAATACGAGTTGAGACTCGTGCAGCTCCTCACCCATGGAGCGTGATATTTTTGCGTAATAAAACAGCGATTCCGCAGAACAATACCAGAAATGGGGATTTCGACGTACCATTGCCTTCGTTCGGGCTGAAGTGGAGCCAAATGACAGTGGGACTCGGGAGGACACAGGTGCTAGCACGGTTCTAGTACACTAGTGCAAGATCTGCTTGAGCCGGGATCTCGTCCTGCCACGGAAGGAAATTTTTTCAGATCTGGTCTCTGGCGGTGTTTCGTCTGCTGTCGTTTAATTGACCCAGCACCACTATTTCCGCCCAACTGAATCGCTCTTAAGCCCAAAGCGGAGCGGCTTGGCACGATGTATCTTTGTTGTGATGAGCCGAtttggccgcggcggcagaACCACGGGGGCCCTCGGTTGTAGCTCAGCCCCCGAGACCCGCGTTTTCACCCTTGACTTACTCTTCAGAAATGCCGTCTCTTGGCAGTAATTTCGGATCCTTAGCTCGCTTTTTTCAGCTACACAATTCTGTATGCTGTTTCCGAGTCTCCAGTCTGCGGATGTCGATCAATTCTGGAGAGGCTCTGGGATGCCGGAAGTATCGTCTGCGAATATAAGGCCATTGTCTATCTCGACCATACAAGCACTCAGACGTAGCCTAAAAGATAAACATAGTCTAGCGTTGAGACCAGGAATAAAAACTTTATCAAGTCCGTGATCGGATTTGTTAGTCTCATGATTGATTGGGAAATATAAATTTCTCTACCTCGGCTGAGTGTAATCGTCATCGGCCACAGAGACCCTAATAAATATCCGAACGTATATAATCTAGACAGATCGATGAAGGACAATAGAAACCTGTATTCGGCGGTTGCAAGAAGGTGCCAACCGTGGGGCGATGATTCCAACAAGATCCGTGGGGTAGTTCATCGCCAAGCCGCGACCGTGCATATCCCTGCGCAAAcctttcttccatctccttACCCACCTCACTATGTCGTCGGGAATCGATTGCCAGACACTCGAATCAAGCCCACGCTTTCTTCTGCGCCAGCCGCGCGCACTACAATGGTTCGAAAGCGGCCGATTAATAAAGCGCCAGG carries:
- a CDS encoding uncharacterized protein (ID:PFLUO_003147-T1.cds;~source:funannotate), with the protein product MKFAAAILPLITVASAAPCIHGTSLMPRAPDGTVEVNDFNYTNTGGPLNWYGLDKSENSACSKGSRQSPIDIVTESSGYAKSGSIKFSVPNADNVKFENLGSGLEVVLTNGTLVTPHDSYKLAQFHFHTPSEHRINEEYFPMEAHFVFENTAGDVAVVGFLFELSQFGYSFPLFDSVFSHIDDIAAPGTYTRTDKLSFAGLINHFDAHGVYYYSGSLTTPPCTEGVAWYISTEPLPLNVQSYNAVKKVLKFNARYTQNALGQSNLLEVAAHDLNN